A section of the Oryzias melastigma strain HK-1 linkage group LG14, ASM292280v2, whole genome shotgun sequence genome encodes:
- the frmd8 gene encoding FERM domain-containing protein 8 produces the protein MEGDGCSFLPDLSDDHSQRGSVASSATLSRVQEVLVYLCGDSAVHLSLESLCSVTVQELGRSVREALHVPESLHDAFAFWLCSPLLELQLKARHQPYKLCRQWKDLLYRFTEASEDDIAQDEPFLQYRRNVFYPKSKELQIDDEGVLRLLYEEAKSNILSGRYPCDPEHWTGLGALSFALEEGTTVDSSQFSSTVREKKLTSFLPEHVVLGSGGLLSTLRGKSSRHARLEHKLSEEYGKICTSAGNSPDPTQLLQQYLSMCHRLPYYGCAFFFGEIDKPAAGILQRGKRKAVSVGICLDGVYVIDMKEKHVLLGLRFSELSWDHTYPEEEGDSHILWLEFDGEEDGTPVNKLLKIYSKQAELMSGFIEFCVELKSTSEGGAAAQSDGGENPSQSKQPGAQDGRDRNGRGGRRAMLQRQPSVVCSRVDALNTISYVADGKEIKRLKPKRAASFFSRQGASTYSAVQGAESLEQG, from the exons ATGGAGGGAGATGGCTGCAGTTTTCTTCCAGATCTGTCAGATGATCATTCGCAAAGAGGAAGTGTTGCTTCCTCTGCAACTCTTTCCCGTG TTCAGGAGGTGCTTGTGTACTTGTGTGGTGACAGCGCAGTGCACTTGTCTTTGGAGTCTCTCTGCAGTGTCACGGTGCAGGAGCTGGGCCGCAGTGTTCGTGAGGCCCTCCATGTTCCAGAGTCTTTGCACGACGCTTTTGCCTTCTGGCTTTGTTCCCCATTGCTTG AGCTGCAGTTGAAGGCGAGGCATCAGCCGTACAAACTATGTCGTCAGTGGAAGGACTTGTTGTATCGCTTCACTGAGGCGTCAGAGGACGACATTGCACAAG ATGAACCGTTTCTCCAGTACAGACGGAACGTGTTTTACCCCAAATCTAAAGAGCTGCAG ATTGACGATGAGGGGGTGTTGAGACTCCTGTACGAAGAGGCCAAGAGTAACATCCTGAGCGGTCGatacccctgcgaccccgagcACTGGACCGGGCTGGGAGCTTTGTCGTTTGCTCTGGAGGAGGGAACCACCGTGGACAGCAGTCAGTTCTCCAGCACCGTGAG GGAGAAAAAGCTGACTTCCTTCCTGCCGGAGCACGTCGTGTTGGGGAGCGGCGGTCTGCTGTCCACGCTGCGCGGAAAGTCGAGCCGCCATGCCAGGCTGGAGCACAAACTCTCCGAGGAGTACGGGAAGATCTGCACATCCGCAGGGAACTCTCCGGATCCcacgcagctcctgcagcagtACCTCAGCATGTGTCACCGTCTGCCTTATTATGG GTGCGCTTTCTTCTTCGGGGAGATTGACAAACCGGCGGCGGGGATCCTCCAGCGGGGAAAACGCAAAGCTGTCAGCGTTGGAATCTGCTTGGATGGAGTTTATGTGATCGACATGAAGGAGAAG CATGTTCTGCTCGGCCTGCGCTTCAGCGAGCTCTCCTGGGACCACACCTACCCCGAAGAGGAGGGAGACTCGCACATTCTGTGGCTGGAGTTTGACGGAGAAGAAGATGGCACTCCTGTCAACAAGCTGCTGAAGATCTACTCCAAACAA GCTGAGCTCATGAGCGGTTTCATTGAGTTCTGCGTGGAGCTGAAGTCTACCTCTGAGGGAGGAGCTGCGGCCCAGTCTGACGGCGGGGAGAACCCGTCTCAGTCCAAGCAGCCCGGCGCGCAGGACGGCCGCGACCGGAACGGGCGAGGGGGACGCCGCGCGATGCTGCAGAGACAGCCCAGCGTGGTGTGCAGTCGGGTCGACGCGCTCAACACCATCAGCTACGTGGCCGACG GCAAAGAGATTAAACGGTTGAAGCCGAAAAGAGCCGCGTCCTTCTTCAGCCGTCAGGGAGCCTCCACCTACTCTGCTGTGCAAGGAGCGGAGAGCCTGGAGCAAGGTTAA
- the vps51 gene encoding vacuolar protein sorting-associated protein 51 homolog — MDADTDGSEGPDESGRRRRVHGMLKLYYGLNEEGKTSEKSPSLDPCDINGPHFDPELYLNKLRRECSLAELMDQETCMVKQIRSLDSDMQTLVYENYNKFISATDTIRKMKNDFKKMEDEMDCLSANMAAITDFSASISGTLQDQHAQITKLSGVHTLLRKLQFLFELPARLNKCLELKAYAQAVSFHRRARCVLQQYSHLPSFKGIQDDCHAIMDKLAQELRQKFRDGGTSAKDLSECVELLLQLDEPAEELCDKFLTHARSRLEADLQGLEAEIRPYPTAVKDASARRSPAGSPTDSSPKATPTPNTDILEFIDRGCNEFVSSLCLVITSYQELFINHAQTGELASKNIPQMANRKLHVFVDDLAAQYFSLVERRIQEEKGVSDNSLLVRALDRFHRRLQAVSKLLPSSTVPNQGTEIVIRAATERVKQYLAALQSFYMDSLTDVRQALAAPRLSVGGATGSGGGAHLGGGATSRDAPNSLPELLSSLSASILNQIKSVLASVHLFTAKDITFSNKPYFKGEFCSQGVRESLVVNFIKFVCQSSRQFCESAGDKGGSTPPALLLLLSRLCLDFETSTISYILTLTDEQFLVQHHSPVTPVTILCTEAREAAQKLLNHYVKVQGLIISQMLRKSVETRDWVNTIEPRNVRAVMKRVVEDTTSIDVQVGLLYEEGVRKAHSSDSSKRTFSVYSSSRQQVRYAASYTPSAPMDTNLLSNIHKLFSERIDIFSSVEFNKVSVMTGIIKISLKTFLECVRLRTFGRYGLQQIQVDCHYLQMYLWRFVSDENLVHFLLDEIVGSCAHRCLDPAPMEQSVIEVICERG, encoded by the exons ATGGACGCGGACACAGACGGCTCGGAAGGGCCAGATGAGTCCGGGAGGAGGCGAAGGGTGCACGGGATGCTGAAGCTGTACTATGGGCTGAACGAGGAGGGAAAGACCAGCGAGAAGTCGCCGTCTCTGGATCCCTGCGACATCAACGGGCCACATTTCGACCCGGAGCTCTACCTCAACAAG CTGAGGAGGGAGTGCTCTCTGGCTGAGCTGATGGACCAGGAGACCTGTATGGTGAAGCAGATTCGATCCTTGGACAGTGACATGCAGACTCTGGTCTATGAAAACTACAACAAGTTCATATCTGCCACAG acacaataaggaaaatgaaaaacgactttaaaaaaatggaggatGAGATGGATTGTTTGTCTGCAAACATGGCTGCGATCACTGACTTCAGTGCTAGTATCAGTGGCACTCTCCAGGATCAGCACGCACAGATTACTAAACTCTCTG GGGTTCACACTCTGTTGAGGAAGCTTCAGTTTCTGTTCGAGTTACCTGCTAGACTGAACAAGTGTCTGGAGCTGAAGGCCTACGCTCAGGCCGTGAGCTTTCACCGCAGAGCCCGCTGCGTCCTGCAGCAGTACAGCCACCTGCCCTCCTTCAAGGGCATCCAGGACGACTGTCACGCCATCATGGACAAGCTGGCTCAGGAGCTTCGACAAAAGTTCAG GGATGGAGGGACGAGTGCCAAGGATTTGTCCGAGTGTGTCGAGCTGCTCCTACAGTTGGACGAGCCCGCAGAGGAACTTTGCGACAAATTCCTGACCCATGCCCGGTCTCGACTGGAGGCGGACCTGCAGGGCCTGGAGGCGGAGATCAGACCTTACCCCACTGCTGTGAAAGATGCTTCTGCACGCAGGTCTCCAGCAGGATCCCCGACTGACTCCTCCCCTAAAGCCACTCCCACTCCAAACACTGACATCCTGGAGTTCATAGACCGAGGCTGCAATGAATTTGTGAGCAGCTTGTGTTTAGTTATTACCTCCTATCAAGAACTGTTCATCAACCACGCTCAGACGGGGGAGCTGGCGTCCAAGAATATCCCTCAGATGGCAAACAGGAAGCTGCACGTGTTCGTGGACGACCTGGCTGCGCAGTACTTCTCGCTGGTGGAAAGGAGGATACAAGAGGAGAAGGGAGTCAGCGATAACTCCCTCTTGGTCCGCGCACTCGACCGCTTCCACCGCAGGCTTCAGGCCGTCTCCAAACTGCTGCCGAGCTCCACCGTCCCGAACCAGGGCACAGAAATCGTGATCCGGGCAGCGACGGAGCGCGTCAAGCAGTACCTCGCCGCCCTGCAGAGCTTCTACATGGACAGTCTGACGGATGTGAGGCAGGCTCTGGCGGCGCCTCGCCTCTCTGTGGGTGGTGCCACTGGGTCAGGAGGCGGAGCTCATCTAGGGGGCGGAGCCACCAGCAGAGATGCTCCAAACAGTCTGCCGGAGCTGCTGTCTTCACTGTCAGCTTCTATTCTCAACCAGATTAAGTCGGTGTTGGCTTCAGTGCATCTGTTTACAGCTAAAGACATCACATTCTCAAACAAACCCTACTTCAAG GGGGAGTTCTGCAGTCAGGGCGTACGTGAGAGTCTGGTGGTGAACTTCATCAAGTTCGTGTGTCAGTCCTCTCGTCAGTTTTGTGAGAGCGCAGGCGACAAAGGAGGTTCCACTCCGCCGGCGCTTCTCCTGCTTCTGTCCCGCCTCTGCCTGGATTTTGAAACATCCACCATCTCCTACATACTGACTCTCACGGACGAGCAGTTCCTGGTGCAG CACCACAGTCCCGTAACGCCGGTCACGATTTTGTGTACAGAAGCCAGAGAAGCGGCACAGAAACTGCTAAACCATTATGTCAAG GTTCAAGGACTGATCATCTCCCAAATGTTACGAAAGAGCGTGGAAACACGGGACTGGGTCAACACCATCGAGCCGCGAAACGTTCGCGCTGTAATGAAGAGAGTCGTAGAAGACACGACCTCCATTGATGTCCAG GTGGGTCTTTTATATGAAGAAGGTGTGAGGAAAGCCCACAGCAGTGACTCCAGCAAAAGAACCTTCTCTGTGTACAGCAGCTCCAGACAACAAGTCCGCTACGCTGCCAGCTACACTCCAAG TGCTCCGATGGATACAAATCTGCTGAGCAACATCCACAAGCTGTTTTCTGAGAGGATTGACATCTTCAGCTCAGTGGAGTTCAACAAG GTGTCTGTGATGACAGGAATCATCAAAATCAGTCTGAAAACATTCCTGGAGTGTGTCCGTCTGCGTACTTTCGGGCGCTACGGGCTGCAGCAAATCCAAGTGGACTGCCACTACCTGCAGATGTACCTGTGGCGCTTTGTTTCTGACGAGAACCTCGTGCATTTCCTGCTGGATGAGATCGTGGGAAGCTGTGCTCACCGATGTCTAGACCCGGCTCCGATGGAGCAGAGTGTGATCGAGGTCATCTGTGAGAGAGGTTGA